A portion of the Daphnia magna isolate NIES linkage group LG4, ASM2063170v1.1, whole genome shotgun sequence genome contains these proteins:
- the LOC116921375 gene encoding rab-like protein 3 isoform X2, giving the protein MASIDIDKVRIIVIGDSGVGKTSLIHTLCHGEPIVNPSWTIGCSVDVKLHEYREGTSAQKTYFVELWDVGGSSGHKNTRSVFFSPAHVHDLTNRKSEGNLRKWLAEVLTKECNGNALSSVRINPTRNQEIDEYDPEQFIGSSQIPILVVGTKLDLAEEVRTHFNRRLSPIAEECGAGEIFVDCTTAKAMAPGSSSAVKLSRFFDLVIEKRFYNRDRPSPFTDKRRLMSGYSGNTMNHKTFHFE; this is encoded by the exons ATGGCTTCGATCGATATTGATAAAGTACGAATCATTGTGATTGGAGATTCAGGGGTTGGCAAAACATCGTTGATCCACACACTCTGTCATGGAGAGCCAATTGTCAATCCCTCTTGGACGATTGGATGCTCAGTtgatgtaaaactgcatgagTATCGCGAAGGCACTTCAGCACAAAAAACATACTTTGTGGAGCTATGGGATGTTGGGGGAAGTTCTGGTCATAAAAACACCCGAtctgtgtttttttctccagctCATG TGCATGATCTTACAAACCGTAAATCAGAGGGGAACCTTAGGAAATGGCTTGCTGAGGTTCTAACTAAAGAATGTAATGGAAATGCTTTGTCTTCTGTTAGAATAAATCCTACCCGTAATCAAGAGATTGATGAGTATGACCCAGAACAGTTCATTGGTTCATCACAG ATTCCAATACTTGTTGTTGGGACTAAACTCGATTTGGCAGAAGAGGTAAGAACCCATTTCAATCGAAGACTGTCTCCGATCGCCGAAGAATGTGGTGCTGGTGAAATTTTTGTG gATTGTACCACTGCAAAGGCAATGGCCCCAGGTTCTAGCTCTGCTGTCAAGCTATCCAGATTCTTTGACCTGGTAATTGAAAAACGTTTCTATAATAGAGATCGACCTAGTCCGTTCACAGACAAGCGTAGATTGATGTCAGGGTATTCTGGTAACACCATGAATCacaaaacatttcattttgaatga
- the LOC116921375 gene encoding rab-like protein 3 isoform X1, giving the protein MASIDIDKVRIIVIGDSGVGKTSLIHTLCHGEPIVNPSWTIGCSVDVKLHEYREGTSAQKTYFVELWDVGGSSGHKNTRSVFFSPAHGIILVHDLTNRKSEGNLRKWLAEVLTKECNGNALSSVRINPTRNQEIDEYDPEQFIGSSQIPILVVGTKLDLAEEVRTHFNRRLSPIAEECGAGEIFVDCTTAKAMAPGSSSAVKLSRFFDLVIEKRFYNRDRPSPFTDKRRLMSGYSGNTMNHKTFHFE; this is encoded by the exons ATGGCTTCGATCGATATTGATAAAGTACGAATCATTGTGATTGGAGATTCAGGGGTTGGCAAAACATCGTTGATCCACACACTCTGTCATGGAGAGCCAATTGTCAATCCCTCTTGGACGATTGGATGCTCAGTtgatgtaaaactgcatgagTATCGCGAAGGCACTTCAGCACAAAAAACATACTTTGTGGAGCTATGGGATGTTGGGGGAAGTTCTGGTCATAAAAACACCCGAtctgtgtttttttctccagctCATG GCATAATTTTAGTGCATGATCTTACAAACCGTAAATCAGAGGGGAACCTTAGGAAATGGCTTGCTGAGGTTCTAACTAAAGAATGTAATGGAAATGCTTTGTCTTCTGTTAGAATAAATCCTACCCGTAATCAAGAGATTGATGAGTATGACCCAGAACAGTTCATTGGTTCATCACAG ATTCCAATACTTGTTGTTGGGACTAAACTCGATTTGGCAGAAGAGGTAAGAACCCATTTCAATCGAAGACTGTCTCCGATCGCCGAAGAATGTGGTGCTGGTGAAATTTTTGTG gATTGTACCACTGCAAAGGCAATGGCCCCAGGTTCTAGCTCTGCTGTCAAGCTATCCAGATTCTTTGACCTGGTAATTGAAAAACGTTTCTATAATAGAGATCGACCTAGTCCGTTCACAGACAAGCGTAGATTGATGTCAGGGTATTCTGGTAACACCATGAATCacaaaacatttcattttgaatga